CATCTGAAATTGAGGACTTGTATAATAAATTAAGCCAAGAATTATTACATTGTAATTTTTTTAACATGACACCATCTAATAATTATGGATTGACACCTCTTGATTTTTCCCCATACCCCTATTCATATTGCAGAAGAATATTTTCAGATACTATTATTAATAAACACTTGGATGATTTAGAAGCAAAGCAAGCAGCAGACGGTGGATGGGAAATCCAATGGGAAGCTCCCGGAAATATGGCTAAGCTAGAATGGAGAGCTTATAGAACTCTTAAAAGCTTATTGCTTCTAAAAGAATATAAACGTTTAGAGGGGAAAGATTAAATACTTCCTATTGCATTTATTTTTTTTAATATGTGTTGTTAAGTTTTATCTTGATAAAAAGCCTTGGATATAATTTATTACAGAAAGTGAGTTTGTATGGACAGTTGGTTTACAGTTGAGAAGATAGATAATGAAACTTATGTAATAAGTGAGTATAAACACTGGGAAGAAACCCATTGTTATTTATTAATCGGTATCGATAAATGTCTCTTAATTGATACTGGTCTTGGAGTTGGTAACTTACTTGAAGTCATTAATAGACTTACTGACTTGCCGGTAGAAGTAGTTGTAACCCATGTTCATTGGGATCATATAGGTGGACTAAAGTATTTTAAGAATATTGCTGTCCATGATGCTGAAAAGGAATGGCTTACAAATGAGTTTCCTATTCCAATACAGCTTGTAATAAAAAATCTGATTAGAGAACCCTGTGATTTTCCTACATATTTTAATAAGGATAATTATGAGATTTTCAAGGGGCAACCAACTGCTATATTACAAGATAATGATATTATAGATTTGGAAAATAGGAAAATTGAGATTATACATACACCTGGTCACTCTCCTGGACATATATGCCTATATGAGCCAGATAAAAAATATTTGTATTCAGGTGATTTAATATATATGGGTAAGCTTGATGCTTTTTATCCTACTACTAATCCTTATGAATTTATGAAGTCCATAGATAAAATAAGGAGGTTAGCAATAGAGAGAATATTTCCGGCACACTATAGTCTTAGTATTAATGTAGAGATTATCGAGAATATTGACAAGGCATTTAAGGATCTTTTTTATAGCGGGAAGCTTGCTCATGGAAATGGAATTTTTTACTTTGAGAATTTCAGCATTCATATTTAAATAGTGAGCTAATAACAAGATTTTTACTCTTGACTATCACCTTGGGTATTAGCTTATGCTATTTGTGAGGTGATAAAGATGTTAATAAATGAAGTTAGTAAAATAACAGGTTTAACTAAAAAGGCAATTGAATATTATACTGGACAAGGATTAGTATCCCCTAGTGTATTAGAAAACGGATATAGAAATTATAGTCAAAATGATATTGAATGTTTAAAGAAAATATCCGTTCTTAGAAAATTAGGAATAGGTACAGATGATATTAAAAGGATTCTTGATGATGATTCAGTAGAAACTTTGCACGAAATTTCTGTAAGAAAAGAATTAAGCATGGAAAGAGAACAGGCAAAACAAGCAATTTTAATTCAATTGAGTAATGGTTTAAGTTATTCTGAAGTAAGTTCAAACTTACAAGTGATTGAAAATAGCAAAACAATTACAGAAAAACTTTTAGAAGCATTTCCGGGATACTATGGTAGATATATTTGTCTACATTTTGCTAGGTTTTTAAATGAACCAATTATTACAAAAAAGCAAGAAGCTGCTTATAATAAGATAATTGATTTCTTGGATAATGTGCCTTCATTAACTTTACCGGAAGAATTACAGGGGTATCTATTAGAGGCAACACAAGATATTGGGACGGAGCAGATTTGTGAACTGCTTGATAACACAAAGAAATCTATAGAAAACCCTGAAGAATTTTTATCTTATAATAAAGAAATATTGGAACCATATTTGGTATATAGAAAATCAGATGAATACAAAAATTCTCCTGTAGGAAAAATCATGGAATTAACTAAAGAGTTTAATAGTACTAGTGGGTACTATAATATATTTATTCCGGCCTTGAAAGAATTAAGTAGTTCTTATTCGGAATATCATAATCAGCTGGAGAGAGCAGGTAAAATATTTTTAGGCAAATATCCAGATATTCAATAGTGTAGGAATTTTTGAAAGATTATATGAGGAGTTGTTATTATGGAACATAAGGGGACAGTTACTATAGAAACTAAAAGATTGCTTCTTAGGCGATTTAAGGAAAGTGATATACCTGCTGCATATAATAATTGGATGAATGATGACAAAGTTACAGAATTTTTAAGATGGTCAACTCACAAATCAATTGATGATACGAGAAAGGTTATTAAAGATTGGATAGATTTATATAAAAATAAAGATTTTTATCAATGGGCAATCGTACTAAAGGAAATAGATCAACCTATTGGTACAATTAGTGTGGTTAATATGAATGATAGATTAGATATAGTGCATATTGGTTACTGTATAGGAAGTAAGTGGTGGAATAGGGGTATTACTAGTGAAGCATTTCTTAGTATAATCCCTTTTCTTTTTTATGATGTAAAGGTTAATCGTATAGAAAGTCAACATGATCCTAACAATATTGCTTCAGGAAAAGTTATGTTAAAATGTGGTTTGAAATATGAGGGGATCTTAAGACAAGCAGATTTTAATAATAAAGGCATCGTCGATGCAGTTATGTATAGTCTTTTGGCTAGTGAGTATTATAATCAATTTAAAAAGTGATACCCTGATTAGCATATAGAGATACTCAGAAAGAAAGAGATTTATAACAGATAAAACTTAAAATATACTTATAATTATATATGCTTATAATAATATATATTTTTGTCATGATGACTATATTATTTCCTCCTTTTATGTTAAAAATATGTAAGATAATACTAATAAATGTTTTTAATTTTCTGTAATCATATACAAATATCATGAAATGATTTTTGTATAAAATTTACCAACAATAATATTGCACAAATAACCATTATATGCCAATATATTACTGTAAATATTTACCGTAACCTATTACTATGTGAAGTAGAATGTAAAGCTTTGAGGGGTTGCTTTGGATTCTATATAGTGATAGGACGTAGTTATTATTTATCGGGTGATTGGGTTCCCAATCGGAAAGGAGGAAAAATATATGAAGATGAAAAAAACCAAACTTATTGTATCTCTACTGATGATTTTGACTATGATGATGCCCGCTATGAGTGTACAAGCTGCTCAGACAATTTACAATAATGAGACCGGAGTTCATGATGGCTATAATTATGAGCTGTGGAAAGATTCCGGAAATACTAGTATGACCCTTAACAGTGGTGGTACATTTAGTTGTCAGTGGAGTAATATTAACAATGCATTATTCCGCAAGGGTAAAAAGTTTAACGAGACTCAGACCCATCAGCAAATTGGTAATATTTCTGTTACCTATGGTTGTGATTACCAGCCAAACGGCAATTCATATTTGTGCGTTTATGGTTGGACAAGTGATCCCTTGGTAGAGTATTACATAGTTGACAGCTGGGGTAGCTGGCGTCCTCCCGGGGCAACTTCTAAGGGAACGATTACAGTTGACGGCGGTACTTATGATATCTATGAGACTACCAGGGTTAACCAGCCTTCCATTAAAGGTACAGCAACATTCCAACAGTACTGGAGTGTTCGTACTTCCAAACGTACAAGCGGAACCATTTCTGTAAGCGAGCATTTTAAAGCTTGGGAAAACAGAGGAATGAGACTTGGTAAGATGTATGAGGTAGCTTTAACTGTGGAAGGTTATCAAAGCAGCGGTAGCGCTAATGTATATAGCCATACATTAAATATTGGTGGTAGCAGTGGCGGTGGACAAACACCTGTTCCTACACCTCCTCCAGGCAACGGTGGTGGTGGTACTACCACAAGAATGGAATGTGAGAACATGACTATAAGCGGACCTTATGCAGGAAAAATTGGTTCTCCGTTTAACGGCGTAGCATTATATGCTAACAATGATAAAGTATCTTTTAATCATTACTTTACCAGTGGAACTCACAGCTTCTCCTTACGGGGCTGTTCCAATAATTCCAATATGGCAAGGGTTGATTTACTAATTGGAGGCCAGTACAAGGGAACCTTCTATTATGGTGGAAGCTACCCTGCAGTATATACAATAAATAATGTTAGCCATGGAACCGGTAATCAGACGATTGAGCTGATTGTTACCGCTGACAATGGCCAATGGGATGCTTTTATAGATTATTTAGAAATTAAATAGCTCCTCCCATATAATCATATAATAAATGTATATAGTTTATATACTTGTTTCTTCTTAAATTGATCCTATGTCGTGTATT
This genomic interval from Herbinix luporum contains the following:
- a CDS encoding MBL fold metallo-hydrolase, which gives rise to MDSWFTVEKIDNETYVISEYKHWEETHCYLLIGIDKCLLIDTGLGVGNLLEVINRLTDLPVEVVVTHVHWDHIGGLKYFKNIAVHDAEKEWLTNEFPIPIQLVIKNLIREPCDFPTYFNKDNYEIFKGQPTAILQDNDIIDLENRKIEIIHTPGHSPGHICLYEPDKKYLYSGDLIYMGKLDAFYPTTNPYEFMKSIDKIRRLAIERIFPAHYSLSINVEIIENIDKAFKDLFYSGKLAHGNGIFYFENFSIHI
- a CDS encoding MerR family transcriptional regulator, which translates into the protein MLINEVSKITGLTKKAIEYYTGQGLVSPSVLENGYRNYSQNDIECLKKISVLRKLGIGTDDIKRILDDDSVETLHEISVRKELSMEREQAKQAILIQLSNGLSYSEVSSNLQVIENSKTITEKLLEAFPGYYGRYICLHFARFLNEPIITKKQEAAYNKIIDFLDNVPSLTLPEELQGYLLEATQDIGTEQICELLDNTKKSIENPEEFLSYNKEILEPYLVYRKSDEYKNSPVGKIMELTKEFNSTSGYYNIFIPALKELSSSYSEYHNQLERAGKIFLGKYPDIQ
- a CDS encoding GNAT family N-acetyltransferase, which produces MEHKGTVTIETKRLLLRRFKESDIPAAYNNWMNDDKVTEFLRWSTHKSIDDTRKVIKDWIDLYKNKDFYQWAIVLKEIDQPIGTISVVNMNDRLDIVHIGYCIGSKWWNRGITSEAFLSIIPFLFYDVKVNRIESQHDPNNIASGKVMLKCGLKYEGILRQADFNNKGIVDAVMYSLLASEYYNQFKK
- a CDS encoding glycoside hydrolase family 11 protein, giving the protein MKMKKTKLIVSLLMILTMMMPAMSVQAAQTIYNNETGVHDGYNYELWKDSGNTSMTLNSGGTFSCQWSNINNALFRKGKKFNETQTHQQIGNISVTYGCDYQPNGNSYLCVYGWTSDPLVEYYIVDSWGSWRPPGATSKGTITVDGGTYDIYETTRVNQPSIKGTATFQQYWSVRTSKRTSGTISVSEHFKAWENRGMRLGKMYEVALTVEGYQSSGSANVYSHTLNIGGSSGGGQTPVPTPPPGNGGGGTTTRMECENMTISGPYAGKIGSPFNGVALYANNDKVSFNHYFTSGTHSFSLRGCSNNSNMARVDLLIGGQYKGTFYYGGSYPAVYTINNVSHGTGNQTIELIVTADNGQWDAFIDYLEIK